DNA from Babylonia areolata isolate BAREFJ2019XMU chromosome 32, ASM4173473v1, whole genome shotgun sequence:
gcaaaagccccgaatattgttgctgcccaacaatatttcatattcgctcaggtgagcgagtaatatgcatgcacgtggttcgtgcgcaaatcaagacttctacccgaactgaaggatgggagaagaagggaaagtgaaagaagaggggggagaaaaacgaagacgggccacacgccctaactgtcgtcacaagttgtgacaataccccccattcaagttcaaacttcacgtttggaacttaaacacaccgtcacaacgactgacggacagacagacacgtgacaACTCTCGCCCTGCCCTTCCGCATTCCCGAACGTCTATTAGTGGTCAAGGAcagttaccaaaacaaaacagtttgtccagaccaacgaaacaagagaagagaaatttATACGAAAGCTATCTTAACTTTACAGCTAGTAAGGATACGCGGAAGCGTGTGCTTCCTAATTTAAGAGTAGAATATAGAGGTATGTGCAGAAGTCAAATGGGACTGCGCATACTCTTCTTTGATTAACACTGCCGAAATCACTTTTCGGGAAATGCCGATTCTTGCTCCGGCAGACGACTGAGATAGTCGGctccaacattttcttttccagggatagcttgcactgtgaaggagaaaggctggagctgcagcgcccaccgtgtcagtctgccgctgaccgtttTTGCTCTATCCAGGTATTGCAGAGGGGCATGATCGGTCTGGACGACGAATGGTTTGCCGTACAGGTATGGCTCGAACTTTTGTATGCCCCACACGAGCGCCAAGCATTCTCTCTCGATCGTGGGATAGTTCCTCTCGGCTGAAGGGTACAGTCAGAGGCATTTTAAGTAAAGGCACTCTGGGAACCCGCCCTTTTGGTACAGATTTTTGGCACCTGTCGCAGGAAAGAACGAAGCGTTTGATGTCCCCGCACATACCTGgccaatagaaatgaggaaatattctctgttgcgtccgcctaaaccccaaatgaccagacattggagcctcatggcccaggcgtagcactgtggaacgcaaaggcttcggtacacagatctgggtcgcctggcctctgtgatctttaaactgccgcatcagcaccccatgctttttaaaataagagacctcgcctgaaggggttttctgtaaaaggcctgaaccagccctatcacgtgcctgatgaaaatcaggatcgtcattttgctggtgctgtaagtcttcccgtgacacatggatctgaatatccttgacgggcaggggaggcaagggtttggtatttgctgcagcctgggctctagtttgaacggcgcccacaaggctgggatcagcatagacgggcacgaccattgaagagccgtcccctctccaagcacaattcccaatgagaacctcctcaacaggagactccatgacagccacgtccaaaacaccctgtatgaacggggactgaaagtccaccctggcgatgggcagaactgaggagcaccttgactctgccaacaccacgcgaactgtggccccagtaaaacagtcaggtcttacgagtcgcctggctacaacaatcaactgggctcccgtgtcgcgtaaagcttgcactgtgtggccattgACAGAAACCTCGCAGCGAGGCGAGTACTGTTTAGAAGCACAAGACGTGCAAAGCGTCGGGGTCATTGCATTAACACCCTGTGCAGGTGAGACATGAGCAATGAGTGAGACCCTCTTGGGTTGCCGGCACTCTTTGGCCAAGTGACCTGGCTTCCCGCAGTTGAAGCAGGCAGGTATTCTTGTAAAGTCTCTTCCCTTTACGTTGTTTGGAGCTGAATCCGCTGACCCATGTGGAGGTCCTTTTTTCTCCGCGCCCAGATTGAAACTGCGGTCGGAAACCCTACTACCTTTTTTGGAAACTCGAAATTCAGCTTCTGCCATGCGACCTGCTCTCCGAGCATTAACAATTTTAGTAGTGATATGGGCAACGTCCTCAACTCTATTGGGTTCCTCACGCCGAACTTCAGTGACGAGATCGGGATTGAGTGTGGTCAAGAACTGCTCCTGAAGGACCAGATCTTTAATGTCCTCTGCATCAGATTCATCCCGTCCAGCGGCCACACACCACCGGGAGAAACAAACCTTCAGCCTGCCCAGAAACTGATCAAACGTCTCTTCCGCTAATTTCCGCATTGAACGGAACCGTTTGCGGTAGGAATCTGCATCCAGACGGAATTCGTAAAGCAGAGCCGCTTTTAAGATGTCATAATCGTGTAGTTGTTCTGGTTGTAACCGTAGGCAGGCGTCTCTCGCCCGACCCTGCAAAAGGGCCACCAGGCGGGCTGCCCAGGAGCTACGCTTCCACTTATTTAATCCCGCCACTCTCTCAAAGTGGTTAAGGAAGCTATCGAAATCGTCTTTCTCATCATACGGCACAAGCGGAAACTGATGAGCCGTGTGAGCTTCTAGCTCTTCCTGGCgcagttccattttcctctcgaatctacgtctttcctcctcatcttttttcttcctatactcttcttcttttctatccttccattgtctgtactttctctcctcatccctagcctgacgctcttcctccctagcctgacgctcctcctccctggctactgcatcaaccacaaaccgggccaacgcctctccagacaaacctaagtcagtgcccaacaccctgaactttgagtacatgtcctgagaaggtacggcattagactcattcttcaagccttcatcgaaagcaccttcaggattagcctccttcaggtggccctgaatccatccggacaattcggtctttttttcagcactcagagaaggtgtactgccttctgccctgaccccccgtgaccccgaactaggagtagaggccgcagaagtttttcgtgttacaggcatgttttcttaattcacaatgtgcaacaactacacaaaacttgaattaagattaagtCTCTAAGTCACTAACTCCAGGTCCCCACTTCACTCAACCGTCCAACAGTAAGAACCTAACAATCTAACAACCTTAATCACCCCCACAAAAGCTAACCAAAACGAAATGCCGGCAACATAAAAC
Protein-coding regions in this window:
- the LOC143276399 gene encoding uncharacterized protein LOC143276399; this translates as MELRQEELEAHTAHQFPLVPYDEKDDFDSFLNHFERVAGLNKWKRSSWAARLVALLQGRARDACLRLQPEQLHDYDILKAALLYEFRLDADSYRKRFRSMRKLAEETFDQFLGRLKVCFSRWCVAAGRDESDAEDIKDLVLQEQFLTTLNPDLVTEVRREEPNRVEDVAHITTKIVNARRAGRMAEAEFRVSKKGSRVSDRSFNLGAEKKGPPHGSADSAPNNVKGRDFTRIPACFNCGKPGHLAKECRQPKRVSLIAHVSPAQGVNAMTPTLCTSCASKQYSPRCEVSVNGHTVQALRDTGAQLIVVARRLVRPDCFTGATVRVVLAESRCSSVLPIARVDFQSPFIQGVLDVAVMESPVEEVLIGNCAWRGDGSSMVVPVYADPSLVGAVQTRAQAAANTKPLPPLPVKDIQIHVSREDLQHQQNDDPDFHQARDRAGSGLLQKTPSGEVSYFKKHGVLMRQFKDHRGQATQICVPKPLRSTVLRLGHEAPMSGHLGFRRTQQRIFPHFYWPGMCGDIKRFVLSCDRCQKSVPKGRVPRVPLLKMPLTVPFSREELSHDRERMLGARVGHTKVRAIPVRQTIRRPDRSCPSAIPG